One genomic window of Diospyros lotus cultivar Yz01 chromosome 8, ASM1463336v1, whole genome shotgun sequence includes the following:
- the LOC127808233 gene encoding uncharacterized protein LOC127808233 isoform X1, translating to MDFNYDRMAWVADVRQKFETLCLEVNGVLHEETFRNVENKLQSVGIHIESKLQAVGANIKELCSEFVHDVLPALPSDSVEGEAPELSPQQDKDIDFIDPENSLLDIEAGSDKGICNKNSLVHPSVMESIEGDNSNPLSKQKSDTGVHGKLHEVEDRIVEKPCPTEISVATDIALVDSTTASISHEVNRFSGERRDVQVNLSSPTSLARCDCCAKELEATNVMNALPSSNSIVVVDSCKCRVSNTGVIFGDGCPPASNDSCWAGLELSKVVPDSEDYVSVAHNGTEGADKSTDGLVIELGVETVQFNELELDGGSDAANSSKFCFVCLTAAKSQPYKKRTCEHHLHGFEDLDAESSERSPESSASNVDTSTLETADHEFCDSEWEMI from the exons ATGGACTTCAACTATGACAGAATGGCGTGGGTTGCCGATGTACGCCAAAAGTTTGAAACTTTATGCTTGGAGGTAAATGGTGTCTTGCATGAG GAAACATTTAGAAATGTTGAGAACAAGTTGCAGTCTGTGGGTATCCATATTGAAAGCAAGTTGCAGGCAGTGGGTGCAAATATAAAAGAATTGTGCTCAGAATTTGTACATGATGTGCTTCCTGCTTTGCCATCAGATTCTGTGGAAGGGGAAGCTCCTGAATTATCTCCTCAACAAGATAAAGATATTGATTTTATAGATCCTGAAAACTCACTGCTTGATATTGAAGCTGGTTCTGACAAGGGAATTTGCAACAAAAACTCTTTGGTACACCCATCTGTTATGGAATCTATAGAAGGAGACAATTCTAATCCCTTGTCAAAGCAAAAGAGTGATACTGGTGTGCATGGAAAGTTGCACGAAGTGGAAGATCGAATAGTGGAGAAACCTTGTCCAACTGAGATTTCAGTAGCAACTGATATTGCTTTGGTAGATTCAACAACAGCATCAATATCTCATGAGGTCAACAGATTCAGTGGTGAAAGAAGGGATGTTCAAGTCAATTTGTCTTCACCAACATCTCTTGCAAGATGTGACTGCTGTGCAAAGGAATTGGAAGCTACTAACGTCATGAACGCCCTGCCATCGTCTAATTCCATTGTTGTAGTTGACTCCTGCAAGTGTAGAGTTTCAAATACTGGAGTTATTTTTGGTGATGGTTGCCCTCCAGCGTCAAATG ACTCTTGTTGGGCTGGGCTTGAGCTGTCTAAAGTAGTTCCTGACTCAGAGGATTATGTGTCTGTTGCACATAATG GCACAGAGGGTGCAGACAAGTCAACAGATGGTCTTGTAATTGAACTGGGTGTGGAAACCGTCCAATTTAATGAACTGGAGCTTGACGGGGGTTCTGATGCTGCAAATAGCAGTAAATTTTGTTTTGTCTGCCTCACTGCAGCAAAAAGTCAGCCTTACAAG AAAAGAACATGCGAGCATCACCTGCATGGTTTTGAAGATCTTGATGCAGAATCAAGTGAACGGAGTCCAGAAAGTTCAGCTTCCAATGTGGATACAAGTACATTGGAGACTGCAGATCATGAGTTTTGTGATTCAGAATGGGAAATGATTTAG
- the LOC127808652 gene encoding uncharacterized protein LOC127808652, with protein MSSSSASLSPPIFNGEHYQAWAVKMKAYLRGLGIWQFVETDRAVPPPVANPTINQIRQCEKEESKAPRALSHIHVAVSDIIFTRIINCDSPKEAWDRLKELYAGNEKTKRMQILNLKREFEVQRMQEAETIKEYADRLMEIVNKLRLLRENLEDSRVVEKVLISLPERFESKISSLEDSRNISEISLAELINALQAQELRRTLRGRDTLE; from the coding sequence atGTCTTCATCAAGTGCCTCACTTTCTCCACCTATTTTCAATGGCGAACATTACCAAGCATGGGCCGTGAAGATGAAGGCCTACTTACGGGGTCTGGGTATTTGGCAATTTGTGGAGACGGACCGTGCCGTTCCACCTCCTGTAGCCAATCCAACTATAAATCAAATTCGCCAATGTGAGAAGGAGGAGTCAAAGGCACCTCGAGCTCTTTCACACATTCATGTAGCCGTGTCCGACATAATCTTTACACGGATCATAAACTGCGACTCTCCTAAAGAAGCATGGGACAGATTGAAAGAACTTTATGCCGGAAACGAGAAAACCAAGAGGatgcaaattctaaatttgaaGAGGGAATTTGAAGTACAACGAATGCAGGAAGCCGAGACAATTAAAGAATACGCTGATAGGTTGATGGAAATTGTCAACAAATTGCGGCTGTTAAGGGAGAACCTTGAGGATTCGAGAGTTGTAGAAAAAGTCTTGATTAGTCTTCCGGAAAGATTTGAATCCAAAATCTCTTCTCTTGAAGATTCGAGGAATATCTCCGAAATTTCTCTTGCTGAATTAATTAATGCCCTTCAAGCTCAAGAGCTTCGAAGGACATTACGAGGACGAGACACATTAGAATGA
- the LOC127808233 gene encoding uncharacterized protein LOC127808233 isoform X2, translated as MDFNYDRMAWVADVRQKFETLCLEETFRNVENKLQSVGIHIESKLQAVGANIKELCSEFVHDVLPALPSDSVEGEAPELSPQQDKDIDFIDPENSLLDIEAGSDKGICNKNSLVHPSVMESIEGDNSNPLSKQKSDTGVHGKLHEVEDRIVEKPCPTEISVATDIALVDSTTASISHEVNRFSGERRDVQVNLSSPTSLARCDCCAKELEATNVMNALPSSNSIVVVDSCKCRVSNTGVIFGDGCPPASNDSCWAGLELSKVVPDSEDYVSVAHNGTEGADKSTDGLVIELGVETVQFNELELDGGSDAANSSKFCFVCLTAAKSQPYKKRTCEHHLHGFEDLDAESSERSPESSASNVDTSTLETADHEFCDSEWEMI; from the exons ATGGACTTCAACTATGACAGAATGGCGTGGGTTGCCGATGTACGCCAAAAGTTTGAAACTTTATGCTTGGAG GAAACATTTAGAAATGTTGAGAACAAGTTGCAGTCTGTGGGTATCCATATTGAAAGCAAGTTGCAGGCAGTGGGTGCAAATATAAAAGAATTGTGCTCAGAATTTGTACATGATGTGCTTCCTGCTTTGCCATCAGATTCTGTGGAAGGGGAAGCTCCTGAATTATCTCCTCAACAAGATAAAGATATTGATTTTATAGATCCTGAAAACTCACTGCTTGATATTGAAGCTGGTTCTGACAAGGGAATTTGCAACAAAAACTCTTTGGTACACCCATCTGTTATGGAATCTATAGAAGGAGACAATTCTAATCCCTTGTCAAAGCAAAAGAGTGATACTGGTGTGCATGGAAAGTTGCACGAAGTGGAAGATCGAATAGTGGAGAAACCTTGTCCAACTGAGATTTCAGTAGCAACTGATATTGCTTTGGTAGATTCAACAACAGCATCAATATCTCATGAGGTCAACAGATTCAGTGGTGAAAGAAGGGATGTTCAAGTCAATTTGTCTTCACCAACATCTCTTGCAAGATGTGACTGCTGTGCAAAGGAATTGGAAGCTACTAACGTCATGAACGCCCTGCCATCGTCTAATTCCATTGTTGTAGTTGACTCCTGCAAGTGTAGAGTTTCAAATACTGGAGTTATTTTTGGTGATGGTTGCCCTCCAGCGTCAAATG ACTCTTGTTGGGCTGGGCTTGAGCTGTCTAAAGTAGTTCCTGACTCAGAGGATTATGTGTCTGTTGCACATAATG GCACAGAGGGTGCAGACAAGTCAACAGATGGTCTTGTAATTGAACTGGGTGTGGAAACCGTCCAATTTAATGAACTGGAGCTTGACGGGGGTTCTGATGCTGCAAATAGCAGTAAATTTTGTTTTGTCTGCCTCACTGCAGCAAAAAGTCAGCCTTACAAG AAAAGAACATGCGAGCATCACCTGCATGGTTTTGAAGATCTTGATGCAGAATCAAGTGAACGGAGTCCAGAAAGTTCAGCTTCCAATGTGGATACAAGTACATTGGAGACTGCAGATCATGAGTTTTGTGATTCAGAATGGGAAATGATTTAG
- the LOC127807547 gene encoding uncharacterized protein YNL011C — protein sequence MADSLLGPPVSKPLQLLHHFPSLLNFHSLSHFPSPSRSLTMVTTACPSLHTSNPIPNPGQPSLLVFSGGTAFNGVVEELKKLTTRVAHVLPVSDDGGSTAEIVRVLGGPAVGDIRSRCLRLSDQSTSEALAVRRLLGHRLPLNAQQAKSEWYDIVEGEHSLWEGVSKPYRETIRAFLVYFQNQILRLSNESFCFSNGSIGNFFFAGARIFFQSLDAAIFLFSRVSDIPTESLVLPVISTNDRLTLGCELWDGTIIRGQNEISHPTNGSMEPINKVSSSTPALPSRIKGVFYMSSEGSNLLHEVFPTVNPTVLDHLKTVDCIIYAMGSLFTSICPSLVLLGIGEIISTRSCPKVLMLNGTHDRETTGFSASSFVTAITDALNRTYGAPHNCLKNRPNQYINTILVPKDGQIPVDVECLATQGIFHVITVDSMHDPKVGVIFDPKSLIHTLANLIRECTSTDAVAA from the exons ATGGCGGACAGTTTGTTGGGTCCCCCGGTTTCTAAGCCTTTACAGCTGCTGCACCATTTTCCTTCACTCTTGAATTTCCATTCTCTCTCACATTTTCCATCGCCCTCCAGATCCCTCACCATGGTCACCACCGCTTGCCCCTCACTCCATACCTCCAACCCTATCCCCAACCCCGGTCAACCATCACTGCTCGTCTTCtcag GTGGAACTGCCTTCAATGGAGTTGTTGAAGAGCTCAAGAAGTTAACTACTCGTGTTGCACATGTTCTCCCTGTTTCTGATGATGGAGGAAGTACAGCTGAAATTGTGCGTGTGCTTG GTGGTCCAGCTGTTGGAGACATACGGTCAAGATGTTTGAGATTATCTGACCAGAGTACATCTGAGGCTCTTGCTGTCCGAAGATTGCTTGGTCATCGCTTACCTCTTAATGCACAACAAGCCAAATCAGAATG gTATGATATTGTGGAAGGAGAACATTCTCTCTGGGAAGGTGTCTCAAAACCCTACAGGGAAACAATTAGAgcttttttagtttattttcagAATCAG ATCCTTCGTCTATCCAATGAATCATTTTGTTTCAGTAATGGGAG CATTGGGAACTTTTTCTTTGCAGGGGCACGCATATTCTTTCAGTCTTTAGATGctgcaatttttttattttcacgcGTTTCAGATATTCCTACAGAAAGCCTGGTCCTCCCTGTGATATCCACCAATGACAGGCTTACACTGGGTTGTGAATTGTGG GATGGTACTATCATAAGGGGTCAGAATGAAATATCTCACCCGACAAATGGCTCTATGGAACCTATAAATAAG GTGAGCTCTTCAACTCCAGCACTTCCTTCAAGAATAAAGGGGGTGTTCTACATGTCAAGTGAGGGCAGCAATTTATTGCATGAG GTCTTTCCGACTGTAAACCCAACTGTCTTGGACCATTTGAAGACTGTTGACTGCATCATTTATGCCATGGGATCCCTTTTCACTTCTATCTGCCCTTCTCTG GTTTTACTTGGCATAGGGGAGATTATCTCTACAAGGTCCTGCCCCAAG GTACTAATGTTGAATGGTACTCATGACCGAGAAACTACTGGCTTTTCTGCCTCTTCCTTTGTAACTGCCATTACAGATGCTCTGAATCGTACATATGGGGCCCCTCATAACTGTCTCAAGAACCGT CCAAATCAATACATCAATACAATTTTGGTGCCCAAAGATGGTCAAATTCCTGTTGATGTTGAATGCTTAGCAACTCAAGGAATCTTTCATGTG